One segment of Stomatobaculum sp. F0698 DNA contains the following:
- the pyrB gene encoding aspartate carbamoyltransferase yields MRHMLKPLDFSVEETAELLALAGRIEKNRPAYAKVMEGKKLATLFYEPSTRTRLSFEAAMLNLGGSVLGFQSADASSASKGESVADTVRVVSCYADIIAMRHPKEGAPMVASEFSGVPIINAGDGGHQHPTQTLTDLMTIQSLKGRLDNMTVGLCGDLKFGRTVHSLIASLIRYPGIRFVLISPQELRIPGYIREDVLEKNKIPFVEVGSLEEAMPELDILYMTRVQKERFFNEEDYIRLKDSYILTEEKLRSAKEDMFILHPLPRVNEISVEVDKDPRAAYFRQAQYGVYVRMALIMMLLEVKETC; encoded by the coding sequence ATGAGACATATGCTGAAACCCTTGGATTTTTCCGTCGAGGAAACCGCAGAATTGCTTGCGCTCGCAGGCCGTATTGAAAAAAATCGCCCCGCTTATGCAAAGGTGATGGAGGGGAAAAAGCTCGCCACACTCTTCTACGAGCCCAGCACAAGAACGCGCCTCTCCTTTGAGGCCGCAATGTTAAATCTGGGAGGATCTGTTCTCGGCTTCCAGTCTGCCGATGCAAGTTCCGCCAGCAAGGGAGAGAGTGTTGCAGACACGGTTCGCGTGGTTTCCTGCTATGCGGATATCATTGCCATGCGTCATCCCAAAGAGGGTGCGCCCATGGTCGCGAGCGAGTTTTCGGGTGTTCCGATTATCAACGCCGGGGACGGCGGACATCAGCATCCCACCCAAACTTTGACGGACCTTATGACCATCCAATCTCTGAAGGGACGGCTTGACAACATGACCGTGGGACTTTGCGGTGACTTAAAGTTCGGTCGCACGGTTCACTCGCTGATTGCCTCCTTAATTCGCTATCCCGGCATTCGCTTTGTGCTGATCTCACCGCAGGAACTCCGCATTCCGGGCTATATCCGAGAGGATGTACTCGAAAAGAATAAGATTCCCTTTGTCGAGGTCGGCAGTCTTGAAGAGGCCATGCCGGAACTTGATATACTCTATATGACACGCGTGCAGAAAGAGCGTTTCTTCAACGAGGAGGACTATATTCGACTGAAGGACAGTTATATTCTGACCGAGGAGAAACTGCGCAGCGCGAAGGAAGACATGTTTATTTTGCATCCGCTTCCCCGTGTCAACGAGATTTCGGTTGAGGTGGACAAGGATCCCCGTGCGGCGTATTTTAGGCAGGCGCAGTACGGCGTCTACGTCCGTATGGCACTCATCATGATGCTTTTGGAGGTGAAAGAGACATGTTAA
- a CDS encoding nucleoside kinase encodes MNNSFELIHGGERLSVEAGTSFAELANKEQGKYPSPILLATLNGVLHELGSTVEEAGELRFLTLRDKAGFQSYERSAVLLLLAAQYSLYGKTGREIWIDYKESGALRCRILGQNRVSREELARLEAAMRELVAAALPIEKRSVPTREAVRLFAARGMKDKAELFRFRIHSSVNLYRLGAYEDYFYGYMLPNSSYLNTFSLEAYEDGFVLKLPDRRKPETLMSFQPTQKIFEAMESSRLNLERQGIETVGALNARAAAGKMKELILCAEAQMEKRIGDLAEKLCSRDEVRIVLIAGPSSSGKTTFARRLATQLLALGKTPHAIEVDNYFKNRSDTPRDEKGNYDFESLAALNVDGFNRDLNRLLNGERIELPRFDFISGERNYRGDYLSCGPSDILLIEGIHCLNEALSFSIPAERKHKIYVSCLTQLNLDAHNRIPTGDARILRRIVRDARLRGNDAAESLSRWASVSAGEERYIFPNQENADDVFNSALPYETAALKPYAEALLFGVPESHPSYLEAKRLLKFLSYFLTFPSEEIPATSLLREFIGGSTYGA; translated from the coding sequence ATGAATAACAGCTTTGAGCTGATACACGGCGGTGAGCGACTCAGCGTGGAAGCGGGAACAAGTTTTGCAGAGCTTGCGAACAAGGAACAGGGGAAATACCCGAGTCCCATCCTGTTGGCTACCTTAAACGGCGTGTTGCACGAGTTGGGCTCTACGGTTGAGGAAGCAGGTGAACTGCGGTTTTTGACCCTGCGCGACAAGGCCGGCTTTCAGAGTTATGAACGCAGTGCCGTTTTGCTTCTACTCGCAGCGCAATACAGCTTGTATGGGAAGACGGGCAGGGAGATTTGGATTGATTACAAAGAAAGCGGTGCCCTGCGCTGCCGCATACTCGGTCAGAATCGGGTGAGTCGGGAGGAACTTGCGAGACTGGAAGCAGCGATGCGGGAACTGGTTGCAGCCGCCCTCCCCATTGAGAAACGCAGTGTTCCGACCAGGGAGGCTGTGCGCCTTTTTGCGGCGCGCGGCATGAAGGATAAAGCCGAGCTTTTCCGCTTTCGCATCCACTCTTCCGTGAATCTTTATCGGCTCGGCGCTTATGAAGATTACTTTTACGGTTACATGTTGCCTAACAGCTCTTATCTTAATACCTTTTCTCTGGAGGCCTACGAGGACGGTTTTGTGCTGAAATTGCCGGATCGGCGTAAGCCCGAAACACTCATGTCGTTTCAGCCGACACAGAAGATTTTTGAGGCAATGGAGTCAAGTCGTTTGAATCTGGAACGCCAGGGCATTGAGACCGTGGGGGCGCTGAATGCCCGTGCGGCGGCCGGGAAGATGAAAGAGCTCATCCTGTGCGCCGAGGCACAGATGGAAAAGCGCATCGGCGATCTCGCGGAAAAACTATGCAGCCGGGATGAAGTTCGCATTGTGTTGATTGCGGGGCCCAGTTCCTCAGGAAAAACAACCTTTGCGCGTCGTCTTGCGACACAACTTCTTGCACTCGGCAAGACGCCGCATGCCATCGAAGTAGATAACTATTTTAAGAATCGCAGCGATACACCGCGTGACGAAAAGGGAAACTATGACTTTGAGTCACTCGCCGCACTCAATGTGGATGGCTTTAACCGCGATTTGAACAGACTGTTGAACGGAGAACGCATTGAGCTTCCGCGCTTTGATTTTATTTCCGGCGAGCGCAACTATCGCGGGGACTATTTAAGTTGCGGTCCCTCGGACATCTTGCTCATTGAGGGCATACACTGCTTAAACGAGGCTCTTTCGTTTTCCATCCCCGCCGAGCGAAAACACAAGATTTATGTGAGCTGTCTCACCCAACTGAATCTCGACGCACATAACCGCATTCCGACCGGAGATGCGCGCATCTTGCGCCGCATTGTTCGGGATGCGCGGCTCCGTGGCAATGATGCGGCGGAGAGTCTGTCGCGCTGGGCTTCGGTCAGCGCCGGTGAAGAGCGCTATATTTTTCCCAATCAAGAAAATGCCGACGATGTGTTTAACTCGGCACTTCCCTACGAGACAGCGGCCCTCAAGCCCTATGCGGAAGCCCTGCTCTTTGGAGTTCCGGAATCGCATCCCTCTTACCTCGAGGCAAAGCGCTTGCTGAAATTCCTCAGCTATTTTCTGACCTTCCCTTCCGAGGAAATCCCGGCAACCTCTCTGTTGCGCGAATTCATCGGCGGCAGCACTTACGGTGCATAG
- a CDS encoding tRNA (adenine(22)-N(1))-methyltransferase, which produces MGEERLKLSERLRALAELVPAGSVLADIGTDHAWVPAELLLKGRISRAVAMDIGEGPLARAEAHIAELGLTEQVSLRLSDGFAALKPGEADCVLIAGMGGELMQGILTRGLGADGRPGPAFRVGVKRYLFSPHTEWEAFRSYLSAQGFRLTDERMLKEDGKYYLILVCENGDGEAAYLEAEARGIPVTAARHFGPLLLERRDTVLRDYMNERLRKEQEIAERLPESQRTAVSAKREELRESIRLLKECLAHFEE; this is translated from the coding sequence ATGGGCGAAGAGCGCCTGAAATTATCGGAGCGTCTCAGGGCGCTTGCAGAGCTGGTTCCTGCGGGGAGCGTGCTCGCGGATATCGGGACCGACCATGCCTGGGTCCCTGCAGAACTGCTGCTGAAGGGGCGCATATCGCGCGCCGTCGCGATGGACATCGGCGAAGGGCCTCTGGCGCGCGCCGAAGCACACATTGCGGAGCTGGGACTCACGGAACAAGTCTCTCTGCGGCTCTCGGACGGCTTTGCCGCACTAAAGCCCGGGGAGGCCGATTGCGTGCTGATTGCCGGCATGGGAGGCGAGCTCATGCAGGGAATTTTGACGCGCGGTTTGGGTGCAGACGGCAGACCGGGACCTGCGTTTCGAGTGGGGGTAAAACGCTATCTCTTTTCCCCCCACACCGAGTGGGAGGCTTTCCGCAGCTATCTCTCGGCACAGGGCTTTCGGCTTACGGACGAACGTATGCTGAAAGAGGACGGAAAATACTACTTGATTTTAGTCTGCGAAAACGGGGACGGCGAAGCCGCATACCTTGAGGCAGAGGCACGCGGAATCCCCGTCACTGCTGCGCGACATTTCGGCCCCCTGCTTTTGGAACGTCGGGATACTGTGCTGCGTGATTACATGAATGAGAGACTTCGAAAAGAACAAGAAATAGCGGAACGCCTTCCGGAGTCGCAGCGAACGGCGGTGAGTGCCAAGCGAGAAGAACTGCGGGAGAGCATCCGCCTACTGAAGGAGTGCCTTGCGCACTTTGAGGAATGA
- a CDS encoding aspartate carbamoyltransferase regulatory subunit has translation MLNISGLSEGIVLDHIKAGKSLDIYYQLGLNKLDSQIAIIKNAHSKKMGRKDIIKIEGNVLDRIDLEVLGYIDHNITVNIIRDNSIVEKRVLRLPKKITNVIHCKNPRCITSIEQELPHIFYLADAEREVYRCRYCDERYSDRSR, from the coding sequence ATGTTAAATATCAGCGGTCTTTCGGAGGGCATCGTCCTGGATCACATCAAGGCGGGAAAGAGCCTTGATATCTACTATCAGCTCGGTTTGAACAAACTGGACTCTCAGATTGCAATCATCAAGAATGCGCACTCGAAGAAGATGGGGCGCAAGGATATCATCAAAATCGAGGGCAATGTACTTGATCGAATCGATCTCGAGGTACTCGGTTACATTGACCACAACATCACAGTGAATATTATTCGCGACAACAGTATCGTCGAGAAGCGGGTGCTGCGTCTCCCGAAGAAGATTACCAATGTGATTCACTGCAAAAATCCCCGTTGTATCACCTCGATCGAGCAGGAACTTCCCCATATCTTCTATCTCGCAGATGCCGAGCGGGAAGTATATCGCTGCCGCTACTGCGACGAGCGCTATTCGGACCGTTCCCGTTGA
- a CDS encoding IMP cyclohydrolase, translating to MEKSSLYEELRGNRYPGRGIVLGRSEDGKKAMLAYFIMGRSENSRNRIFSRTEDGIRTEAFDPAKLSDPSLIIYAPVRRLENRLIVSNGDQTDTIYEGFRRGLSLSEALSARAFEPDAPNYTPRISGVLRFADGDFSYELSILKSDRMNPDQCLRFYFNYATPLPGEGHFIHTYIGDGNPLQSFCGEPKCIAVADELDAFAAKIWDALDPENKISLYVRETDLTDGTGKNYREVLINRNEKKQEA from the coding sequence ATGGAAAAAAGTTCCCTTTATGAGGAGCTTCGGGGCAATCGTTACCCGGGCAGAGGGATTGTTCTCGGGAGAAGCGAGGACGGGAAAAAGGCCATGCTCGCCTACTTCATCATGGGGCGCAGCGAGAATTCGAGAAACCGTATTTTTTCCCGCACGGAGGACGGTATACGCACAGAGGCCTTCGATCCGGCAAAACTCTCCGATCCGTCGCTGATTATCTATGCACCGGTGCGTCGTCTGGAGAACCGTCTGATTGTGAGCAACGGAGACCAGACCGACACCATATACGAGGGCTTTCGGCGCGGCCTTTCGCTCTCAGAGGCGCTCAGCGCACGTGCGTTTGAGCCGGATGCACCGAACTATACACCGCGTATTTCCGGAGTTCTCCGATTTGCGGACGGGGACTTCTCCTATGAGCTCAGTATTCTGAAGAGCGACCGCATGAATCCGGATCAGTGCCTCCGATTCTACTTTAACTATGCAACACCGCTCCCCGGTGAGGGCCATTTCATTCACACTTACATCGGTGACGGCAATCCGTTACAGAGCTTTTGCGGAGAGCCGAAGTGCATTGCCGTCGCTGACGAACTCGATGCATTTGCGGCAAAGATTTGGGATGCTCTGGATCCGGAGAATAAAATTTCACTCTATGTTCGCGAAACGGATCTAACGGACGGGACAGGCAAAAATTACCGAGAAGTACTTATCAACCGCAACGAAAAGAAGCAGGAGGCTTAA